In one window of Reichenbachiella ulvae DNA:
- a CDS encoding C25 family cysteine peptidase, which translates to MEGILEQDSIPSRATVQGFATIAVDKILGGESVLISKNNNSAVELINISEEINDGVMTVTFFGHSSGSISDIEIGLVSDPSFGYSNKGKYPTFMVNGCKSGDFFSENDESFGVDWILTPDLGAISFMAHSDLGFPTISKGTVTFFTNWPLMKRHLPVWA; encoded by the coding sequence GTGGAGGGAATTCTGGAGCAAGACTCAATTCCTTCAAGGGCTACGGTACAAGGATTTGCTACCATTGCAGTGGACAAAATACTAGGTGGAGAGTCAGTTTTGATATCAAAAAACAACAACAGTGCAGTGGAACTCATCAATATATCTGAGGAAATCAATGATGGAGTGATGACGGTCACTTTTTTTGGGCACTCAAGTGGTAGTATATCGGATATCGAAATTGGATTAGTCTCAGACCCATCATTTGGTTATTCCAACAAGGGAAAATACCCCACTTTCATGGTCAATGGTTGCAAGTCTGGGGATTTTTTTAGCGAAAACGATGAGTCATTTGGCGTGGACTGGATATTGACACCAGATCTAGGCGCAATCTCCTTTATGGCGCATAGCGATCTAGGTTTCCCGACAATCTCAAAAGGTACAGTGACCTTTTTTACAAACTGGCCTTTAATGAAGAGGCATTTACCAGTTTGGGCGTAG